The bacterium genome includes the window ATCTCCTCTGATTTTTTCGCTGAAATCATCGGCTGTGGAACGGGGCATATAACTCGAGTGCGGATCGAGTTTTTTTATCATCCCGTCAACAGCGCCCTGAAGCAGCTCGGTTCCGCTTATCGAGTCGACATATGCCCTGCGAACCCTGTCCAGAATAAGTGTTTCGAGCTGAAAAATATCGAGCTCTTCGTACTCTTCTTCGCAAAATGCCTGGATGGGGAAACTTGTCAGAAGGATCAGTGCGAGTATTCCTGCAATTCCGTAAAACGGTTTTTTCATTGTCTGGAGCTCCTTTTATTGCTGTACATCCCGCCGGGGAGAATATCTATCATGGTAATCGCCGTTCCCGCATCTCCCGTGATATTTTCATCGGGCAGTTCGGGAACAAACTTGAATTCAGGCCGTTTCAACGTACCGAATCTGCTGCATATACTCAATATCTTTGAATAGGGCAGGCTGGAACCCGCCATAATCACAGTATCCACCGCATATTGTTTCAGAATTTCACAGAGCTCGCTTACGAGCCCCAATACATGGAGACCATCGACCTCACGGCCTCGTATTGCACCGGGAGTCGTTTCCACACATCCCACAACATCGTACGACGCAAACTTCCCGCTTTTGAAAAATGTCCTGAGTTTCACAGCGTCGGCAACAGCTCCGACTACTAATACACGTCGATACCCTATTCCCGGTTCCCGCTGATAGTATTCTTCACGCAAAAAACGCCAGCCGGAAATGAATATCGAATTGAAACCCCAGCAGTAAAACGATGCGATACGGGAAAAATTGTATTGGTTAATAAAATTTACAATAAAAATATTGAACAGAAACCCTATAAATACTCCGGAAAGAGCACGTTCGGAACTGAAACGGTACCGGTGGTACAAACCGACAAAATAGAATGTCGTCATATACAGGACCGAGTATACAAGAAAAATGCTCAGCCACTGAAGATTCGAATAATCCGGAGCATCTTCGAACGAAATGCCGAACCGCATGACTAAACCAAGTATAAGGGAAATATTGAGAAGAAGCAAGTCGGTGAACGGCTGACGGGTATTTTTCAGGAGATTCATGATATACATCCATGCCATTCCCGAATAAATCCCGGCAATGAGCAGCCACCGGGGGAAAACGATTCCCGGCCGGTTCGAATAGTGCTTGCCGACAAATATCATCATGGCATTATAAAACACATGGATACTCTTAAGGGTCGGCACCGTTTTGGTGCTTTCGCCCTTGAAATGAATGATCTCCGTCCAGGGCACATAATATATTTTCCAGCCGGCTTTTTTGATACGGTAGCAGATATCGAGGTCCTCTCCGTACATGAAGAAATCCTCATCGAGGTAACCGACTTTGTCGAGCGTCTCTTTTCGCATCATCATGAACGATCCCGAAAGCGCATCGACCTCGGAGAGTGTGTCGGGATCGAGATAGGTCAGATTGTATGCCCCGAATGTCTTTGATTTGGGGAAAATCGTGGAAAGTCCCACCATCTTGAAGAATGCGACGCCGGGCGTCGGGAATCCTCTCCTGCAGGCAAGCTGGAGCGAGCCATCGGGGTTGATCACTTTGCAGCCTGCGGCTCCCGCATCGGGATGGCTATCGAGAAAATCGATCATGGTCGTTATGGTATCATGCCCGAGCACCGTATCGGGATTCAACAGAAGAACATAACGCCCGGCGGCCTGCTTCAGCGCCTGATTATTTGCTTTTGCAAACCCGGCATTATCCGTGTTCACAATGAGTTTCGCCTTCGGGTGCTTCTTCCTCACCATGGCAACGCTGTCGTCCGAGGATGCATTGTCTACCACAAAAACTTCATACTGCACACCCTTTGTCGAATCCTCGAGCGTGATAAGCGCCTGATCGAGATAGGACGAAACATTGTAGCTCACAATAATCACGGAGAGGTCGATCATAGTTTACCCATCAATTTCAGGAATCTGAGTTTCCATACCATGAAAGCCGCCTCACGGGCAATGCCGAAAGACATTTTCGAGCTGCCCTTCGTACGGTCATAAAATATGATCGGGATTTCCCTGATTCTGAATCCCCGTACCATGGCGCGCATTGACATCTCGATCTGGAATGCGTATCCCGTGCTCCTGACCTTGTCGAGGTCTATTGATTCGAGAACCTCCCGGCGGTAACACTTGAACCCCCCGGTCGCATCACGGACCGGCATTCCGGTGACAAGCATCGAATAACGGTTGGCAAAATAGGAAATCAGAAGCCGTGTGAGCGGCCAGTTCACAACATTGACTCCCGAAATATACCGTGAACCGAGCACGAGATCGGCATCCTCGATCGCTTTCATGAAATCATGGAGATATTCGGGCCTGTGGGAAAAATCCGCATCCATTTCGAATAAAAGGGCATATCCGTGGTCAAGCCCCCACCTGAAACCAGCTATATATGCCGGACCAAGCCCCTGTTTGACCGCGCGGTGGAGCACATGGATCCGCCCGTTCTCCTCCGCGAGCCTGTCGGCTATCCCGCCGGTGCCGTCCGGAGAATTGTCATCGACCACAAGCACTTCGAAATCGTACGGCATATCGAGGACAGCCCTGGTAATCTCCGATATGTTTTCTTTTTCATTGTATGTCGGAATAATGATCAGCGCTTTCATGATGTCCCTTTAATGAATAATCTCCATGACCATGGAGGTCACAATGAAAGATTAAAAAGAGTATTCAGATACAGTATCTCTTTATTTTTTTGAGTCACCAACCGCAAGTTTTTCGACACAATAAGTCCTGTACCCTGACCCACCCTTGTTGCCCTCATGCTGAAACGTTGTAGCACCCTCCGAAAGCGAGGTCCGATACGGTTACCAGCTTCTGTTTCAATAACTCGCTCATGACAATTTCCGTCATCTCGCTCGCAAAGGGAAACTCATACCGGAGATCGAGTACATATGCTTTCAGCCGTACTTTCAGGAGCGACCTTCCCTGATAAACCTCGTTTTTAATGATGATGACGATGGGTTTGTTCAGGTACACATACTGCGAGACAGCCGCCGCCCGGTACGCAATTTTTTTCAGTTTCACCAGGTCGATTCCGGGAGGAAGATAAAATTCCGACACCACCTGACAGTTGAATTCTCCCGAATTGGCATTTGAAACCGACTGGTTGACAATATTGCTGTTGGGGATCGTAACAAGCGAATCATCGGGCGTTACAACGCGAACACTTCTCATCCCTATCTGGACTACTTCGCCATAATGCTCGCCGACCTGGATTTTGTCCCCGACCTGAAACGGTCTGTCCAGAAGTATCGTGATCCCGCCGAAAATATTCTTGAGTATATCCTGCGACGCAAAACCGATCGCTATTCCGGCGGATGCAGTCACAGCGACAAGGGTTTCAATCGGTGGAGCAAATATCTCAAAAATAATAACATAAATAACAAAAGTCCACCCGATTATACGAATAATGGGTATCACCCGTTTTATCAGCAATCGCAGGTTCGTCCGGTGTTCCGCAAAAGCTTCCAGCACAATGGTTACATATTTAAGAGCTATGAGAGCAATGAAAAATATGATTACCGACCATAGAATCTTGGCAACGTTGACGCTCCATGCAATTTTCGGTCTGGTTTGTTCGATTGTATCCCGGATAGTGTCGCCTGTCTTCTGCGTGACGGTATCCTGAGCCGCCGAGACTGAATCCTGAACAGTCTGGGCTGTTACATGCCGGCCATGAATGACAGGAAGCGCCGTCAGCAGCACCAGACACATAAACATACGATATGTACGCATCGGGAAGGCTCCTTATCAAAGCATATTTTTCGACTTTAATGCCTTAACAACAGGACGGTACATAAAGGGATGAATAAAATAATAACCGTCCTGGTTTTTCTGTAACAGACTCCTGTTGAACATTCTGTTCAGAATCATCAGACTATCTTTGATGTCCTGGTGAAAAACCACTGAATGCTCATGAGTATTGATGATTTCATGCTGTATGACAGCCGCAAGGGTAAAAAGCTCAACCGAGGGAAGCTGGTAGATGAAGGTATGCTCGAATTCGATGCTCGGTGAAAGCACGAACCTGTCCTTCGTCACTTCTTTTATTGCCATAAGCCAGAAAAGTATGGCTGTCCGGATATTACCAGCGGACATCTCGGTGAGCTGTCTGAAAAGCTGATCCTCGAGATATGCCTGACGTTCCTCTTCGGTGGCAAGCTTCCGGAATTTACGTGACTGCTGAACCGCTTCGGGAGGTTCATACACTAATTTATATCCGCTCAGCTGGTGACGTTTTACAATTATTGCGGTCATTTCTTCTTTTGTCTGGACGCCGAGCACGAGAACACGGCTGAAATACTTGGATATATTCAACACCTTTTCGAGATACTGCCATCCGTACATGGAAAACGTGACCACCCAGAATATGGTGCTCTGCGTTACGGAAACAAACAGAAGAAACCGCTCGATTGCATCGAATCCTTCAACCGTTCTCAGAAACAGCTGATGAACATTTTCCATGACACATATCAATTGTGAATTGTTTTTCACAAGCTGCGATTCCAGCTCTTCCATGGTTTGAACATCCGGGGCGTTAAAGGCGGATTTCAGAGTATCGAGCAGATCGGCTTCCCGGTATATGGTTTGAGTCAGATTGATTTTAACAAGAGGAATACCGATGAAAATATCGGATTCGGCAAAATTCAGGAGGGTGGTTTTTCCGCTGCCGCCCTCGCCAACCACCGCCATCGATGTGCTTTTCCCATCCCTCCACAGGGCAAAATCGCTCCTGATAAGAGCCATTTCGTCATCACGCGCCGCGAAAAAACGGCTGTCCAGCAGCGGCGCCAGGCTGAAAAGACGCTGATAGACATAGGGAAGCTGGGATATTTTCTGACGTGATTCGGTAAGGTAGCGGGCAAGTTTTTCATCGATGCTGATCGCAGGTACTGTCAATCCGGTCATTTTTCTCAACCGGAAATAGCTCGTCCGGATTTTCCGCACATATCTCATGACATATGGAATCGCTTGCCGAACGGACGATTCTGCTCTTTTCCATGCGGTTTTCGACAGATGCCGCACATTTTCACGGGTTTTTGCACGAGCAAGACGTATTTTCAGATCGAATATCCTGGTGCTGTCTTCCAGTTCCTGAATCTTGTTGTTCAGATCGAGGGTCATTTCCATGAGGTCTTTACGGATATCACCGGATAATTCAATAAAAGACTTTTCAAAATCCACAAGCTGCAGCCGTGTCCGTTCCAGCCCTTCGATCACGAGTCCGCGGGCATTTTCAGAGGTTTCCTCTGCAGCGCCTTCATTGAGGAGCGTGAGAGCGGAACTGAGATTGAATTCGACTATCTGATCGATTCCGGAAACGGTGTTAATGAGGCGTTCAAGACGATCGTGAATCCGGACGGAAAAAACCTGATGATTCCCGACCAGCGGAACAATGATTTCTTCACGAACCAGGTTTTTTATGGGTACTTCATCGGTATCGGATACGGGGGGCATATTCTCAAGGTCACGGCGGAGGAGGAGTATGTGGGTATCGGCGATCAAATCCTGTAATTTACGGATCTGGTCGATATAGTCTTGAAACACTGCATCGATACCGGCTTTGTTAATCGAATCGACGAGAGCGGGTATCCTCTCCTCGCGCAACTGGCGGATAAGGGTTTTACTTTCGGATACTATTTTTTCACCGAGAACGGATTTTTCACTATCAACCGCCAGATTGAATTTTTCGAGGGAATCGGCTGTACTCAGATCGATCTCTTTGAGGCGGGGAAGGATGTTTTCAGTAACGCTTTTCTCCACGAGGGAATTGGTTTCGCTGCAGGTGATGACCGCTTTCACCTGGAAAAGAGATAATTCGATGTCCTTGAGCCATTCATCTTTTTCCGCATCGAAATGATGTTTCCATGCCCTCCCGGTTTCTGCGATTTCTTCCCCTCTCATATTCCTGCGCTGCTGGAATTTTTTAAGATCAAAATCAATATCAGGCAAAGCAAATGTCCCGGCTTTGCCCCATTTGTCACCGAATTCCCGGACGATTCGAGCAAGGCTGTCCGATTGGCGTTCGCCTGTACCCCCCTCGTATACATCGATTTCTTCAACCATGGATTTGACAAGCAGTATGTGGTTGTGGAACTGCTGCAATCGAGCGCTGTTTTCGTCCTTGTCACTGTCCGCGCACAACGTTTGAAAATCTTTCACCTGAAGGAAACTGTTTTTTACCGATTCACCTGAATCATGGATTCGGGCAAGTTGCGTGGCAATCTGGTTATACCGGTGCTGCCATTCATCCGTGATAGCGTGCGAAATCGGGATTTCGAGCCGGTATCTCAAAAAATTGTGGAGATTGAAACTCCGTCTCGGGATCAAAGGCTCGCGGGGGTTTTTACCGAGCACTTTTCCGATGGTGTTTCGCATGCTGACACCTGCCCGTCCACACCATATCAGAAACCGTTTGTACCGTTTACCCAGCAGTATATAAGTGGTGTCTCCTTCTTTCGGGAGCCAGAAGTCGTCTGTAATAATAATGGTTACATGTTCCGGGTATTCCGACAGAAACTCGTAGAATCGCTTTTCCCAGTCACCCCATAGTTTTTCATCGGTGAAATCCCCGAGAAGATCTCCGATCGAGTCAATCCAGACAAGCATGTTTTCCAGCAGAGATTCGTATTCCCGCCTGGAAAAAGAAATATAATTTCTATCCTCGGTTTTCTCGACCAGACGATCATATACTGCTTCCGTAATCGCCAGATAACCCGTCAGCAGCCGACGATGAAACCGTGTAATCAGTTCACTCGATTGCCGTATGGCTGTCTCGGCAATCGGGAGAATCTTTTCGATAATTACCATGGTTTCCATAGCGCATTTCTCAATTTACAATTTGGGAACTATAAATCTTGTTAAAACACTTCCCCTAACCCTGACTCACCCTCTCAGTCTCCCTCTCTACCCTGTAGTGAGGGAGATGGTAAACTATCGGGAGCGCCCGATTCCCCCTCTCTATCGCATAGAGGGGGATCAGGGGGTGAGTTAATCCCCGATTAATGATCTGGAGGCCGGCCCGTAAAATCTTTTATAACGCCCTCTCAGGGAGCTGTGAACAAGTATCGTTTTCACCCGCCTCTCTTCATCCGTCTCATTGCCTGTGCTACACCTGTGATAGCCATGACACCGACAACAAAAAGAAGCGAAGCAAGGGTCATTTTTTTCCCCGACTCATAGGGTGTCGACCGGTAGGAAAAGACAACCTCATGGCTCCCGGCCGGGCATTCAACAGCCATGAATGTCCCGTAAGCCCGGTGAATTCGAGCGGGAGTGCCATCGACAGAGGCGTGCCAGTAGGGAACAAAATTCTCGGACACCACGAGAAGCCCCGGAGCCGCGCAATTCGCTTTCATTCGGATACCGTCACGGGTATACGCGACATCTTCCGCCCGCGAGACCGTTTCGCCTGTTCCTGCGCCTGCGCCGGGCAGCCCGATCCCGCACTCTTCGTTGATAATGGCTTTCACGGCGGGATTGAAGTCCGCATCACGAAGACGCTCAACCGCGAGAGTATCATCGGGAACCACAACACAGTCATGCACGATAAACGCACGGGGCAGCGCGGCGGTATTTTCAACGAGCACGGTATTGTTATCCTGGAGCGGAACGGCTATATATTTAACGCCGGCGACCCTGAGAAAGTTGTTTTTAGGAATCTCCTCCTGTTTGAAATTGTAATCATCGAGCCAGTACTGGAAGTAATTTCTGAAAATCTTCCCGGCGTACAGCTCGTACCGCTGAAGTTCGTTGTTGTGATGACCGTCGGCGGACTCGATCCCGAAGACTGCATAGTAATTGGGGCTCTGCCTCTGGCTCAGGGTCAGAAGGCCCGCAAAAACCCTGAACGGAGGCTCGTTTTTCATCTTATCCCGAAGCTCTCTGACCACCCGGTCGGGAGCAATACCCGGAAAAGTCGCGGGATCGATGACCTTGATAAATCCATTGTCCACGATCGCGCCGTCGACAAAGGCAACGAGGGCGATGAGCACAACAAGCGCCGTCACCCCGATCTTCCGGGACAGAAACATCCACAATCCCGCGAGCGCGGCTCCCGAGAACAGCACGATACGCCAGAGATCGCTCCTGATATAGGGCAGGTTGGCCTGGAGCGCATCGAGCTTCTGATCGGACACACCATGATAGAGTACCGCCCGCCAGAGATCGAGGAGACCGTTCATTCCGACAGTGGCGACAATTGCCGCGACAATGATCCCGCCGACAGCATAGAGGAGCCGGTGGTCGCTCTCCTTCAGCGAGGTTTTCCGCTCGAAAAGCGCATCGAGGAACAGCGCGGCCATGACACACACTGAAAAACCGAACATGAAAATCATCATGCCCGATGCCCGGAAATTCTTGATGCCCGGAACAAACGCATAGAACAGCCGGTAGACCGGTGTATTCCCCCCGAGCGAATATATGAGCGACAGAATACCCGTTCCCAGGAAAAACCACGTCTTCCGTGTCCGGAAGCAGAGCAGCGCGAGCAGGGCGAAGAGGACGGGAAGAATTCCGCCGTATTCGGAGTTCAGCTTGAAGAAGTTTCTCCCCCAGTAGGTATTTCGCGAACGGTCTCCGATGCCTGCTTCGAATCCGGGGAATGACGGTACTATCAGACCCATCGCCTCTTCGGGATTCATCGACCATGAGGTGGCATATTCATAGCCGGTACGCTCGGCACCGGCGCGCACCGACTCGGTGGTTGTGAACCTGTAGGACGGCAGGAGCTGGACAGCGCCGAGGGTCAACGCCACAATCACGGCAAGCGCGAAAAGGCCCGTTTTCAGAGCACGTCCCGAGCCGCTTTCCTCTCCGCTGAAAAACAGCCTGAACAGAAAATAGAGTCCGATGAGCCAGTATGAATAATACGCCATCTGCACGTGCGATGTGAGGATGAGCAGCCCCATCACTGCGCC containing:
- a CDS encoding mechanosensitive ion channel family protein; amino-acid sequence: MRTYRMFMCLVLLTALPVIHGRHVTAQTVQDSVSAAQDTVTQKTGDTIRDTIEQTRPKIAWSVNVAKILWSVIIFFIALIALKYVTIVLEAFAEHRTNLRLLIKRVIPIIRIIGWTFVIYVIIFEIFAPPIETLVAVTASAGIAIGFASQDILKNIFGGITILLDRPFQVGDKIQVGEHYGEVVQIGMRSVRVVTPDDSLVTIPNSNIVNQSVSNANSGEFNCQVVSEFYLPPGIDLVKLKKIAYRAAAVSQYVYLNKPIVIIIKNEVYQGRSLLKVRLKAYVLDLRYEFPFASEMTEIVMSELLKQKLVTVSDLAFGGCYNVSA
- a CDS encoding YfhO family protein; this encodes MVKKKKQHEPKSKDTARSEKTSVIDTVISGPRAHWVFFAVYLAVTVILFRVFLFGDGMLYGTDTIPDGIYTRQFYKDYHAEYGGIPRWNPLILGGMPFIDAMHGDTFYPGAWLKFYMPLTRALGHKLVWHVLLAGIFMFLFLRTLNVRREAAFLGGIMYMLAPSFVTLLYSGHDAKMYVIAFLPLALALLERGMNRPRLPTFTGLGAVMGLLILTSHVQMAYYSYWLIGLYFLFRLFFSGEESGSGRALKTGLFALAVIVALTLGAVQLLPSYRFTTTESVRAGAERTGYEYATSWSMNPEEAMGLIVPSFPGFEAGIGDRSRNTYWGRNFFKLNSEYGGILPVLFALLALLCFRTRKTWFFLGTGILSLIYSLGGNTPVYRLFYAFVPGIKNFRASGMMIFMFGFSVCVMAALFLDALFERKTSLKESDHRLLYAVGGIIVAAIVATVGMNGLLDLWRAVLYHGVSDQKLDALQANLPYIRSDLWRIVLFSGAALAGLWMFLSRKIGVTALVVLIALVAFVDGAIVDNGFIKVIDPATFPGIAPDRVVRELRDKMKNEPPFRVFAGLLTLSQRQSPNYYAVFGIESADGHHNNELQRYELYAGKIFRNYFQYWLDDYNFKQEEIPKNNFLRVAGVKYIAVPLQDNNTVLVENTAALPRAFIVHDCVVVPDDTLAVERLRDADFNPAVKAIINEECGIGLPGAGAGTGETVSRAEDVAYTRDGIRMKANCAAPGLLVVSENFVPYWHASVDGTPARIHRAYGTFMAVECPAGSHEVVFSYRSTPYESGKKMTLASLLFVVGVMAITGVAQAMRRMKRGG
- a CDS encoding polyprenol monophosphomannose synthase, producing MKALIIIPTYNEKENISEITRAVLDMPYDFEVLVVDDNSPDGTGGIADRLAEENGRIHVLHRAVKQGLGPAYIAGFRWGLDHGYALLFEMDADFSHRPEYLHDFMKAIEDADLVLGSRYISGVNVVNWPLTRLLISYFANRYSMLVTGMPVRDATGGFKCYRREVLESIDLDKVRSTGYAFQIEMSMRAMVRGFRIREIPIIFYDRTKGSSKMSFGIAREAAFMVWKLRFLKLMGKL
- a CDS encoding ATP-binding protein, whose amino-acid sequence is METMVIIEKILPIAETAIRQSSELITRFHRRLLTGYLAITEAVYDRLVEKTEDRNYISFSRREYESLLENMLVWIDSIGDLLGDFTDEKLWGDWEKRFYEFLSEYPEHVTIIITDDFWLPKEGDTTYILLGKRYKRFLIWCGRAGVSMRNTIGKVLGKNPREPLIPRRSFNLHNFLRYRLEIPISHAITDEWQHRYNQIATQLARIHDSGESVKNSFLQVKDFQTLCADSDKDENSARLQQFHNHILLVKSMVEEIDVYEGGTGERQSDSLARIVREFGDKWGKAGTFALPDIDFDLKKFQQRRNMRGEEIAETGRAWKHHFDAEKDEWLKDIELSLFQVKAVITCSETNSLVEKSVTENILPRLKEIDLSTADSLEKFNLAVDSEKSVLGEKIVSESKTLIRQLREERIPALVDSINKAGIDAVFQDYIDQIRKLQDLIADTHILLLRRDLENMPPVSDTDEVPIKNLVREEIIVPLVGNHQVFSVRIHDRLERLINTVSGIDQIVEFNLSSALTLLNEGAAEETSENARGLVIEGLERTRLQLVDFEKSFIELSGDIRKDLMEMTLDLNNKIQELEDSTRIFDLKIRLARAKTRENVRHLSKTAWKRAESSVRQAIPYVMRYVRKIRTSYFRLRKMTGLTVPAISIDEKLARYLTESRQKISQLPYVYQRLFSLAPLLDSRFFAARDDEMALIRSDFALWRDGKSTSMAVVGEGGSGKTTLLNFAESDIFIGIPLVKINLTQTIYREADLLDTLKSAFNAPDVQTMEELESQLVKNNSQLICVMENVHQLFLRTVEGFDAIERFLLFVSVTQSTIFWVVTFSMYGWQYLEKVLNISKYFSRVLVLGVQTKEEMTAIIVKRHQLSGYKLVYEPPEAVQQSRKFRKLATEEERQAYLEDQLFRQLTEMSAGNIRTAILFWLMAIKEVTKDRFVLSPSIEFEHTFIYQLPSVELFTLAAVIQHEIINTHEHSVVFHQDIKDSLMILNRMFNRSLLQKNQDGYYFIHPFMYRPVVKALKSKNML
- a CDS encoding glycosyltransferase, with translation MIDLSVIIVSYNVSSYLDQALITLEDSTKGVQYEVFVVDNASSDDSVAMVRKKHPKAKLIVNTDNAGFAKANNQALKQAAGRYVLLLNPDTVLGHDTITTMIDFLDSHPDAGAAGCKVINPDGSLQLACRRGFPTPGVAFFKMVGLSTIFPKSKTFGAYNLTYLDPDTLSEVDALSGSFMMMRKETLDKVGYLDEDFFMYGEDLDICYRIKKAGWKIYYVPWTEIIHFKGESTKTVPTLKSIHVFYNAMMIFVGKHYSNRPGIVFPRWLLIAGIYSGMAWMYIMNLLKNTRQPFTDLLLLNISLILGLVMRFGISFEDAPDYSNLQWLSIFLVYSVLYMTTFYFVGLYHRYRFSSERALSGVFIGFLFNIFIVNFINQYNFSRIASFYCWGFNSIFISGWRFLREEYYQREPGIGYRRVLVVGAVADAVKLRTFFKSGKFASYDVVGCVETTPGAIRGREVDGLHVLGLVSELCEILKQYAVDTVIMAGSSLPYSKILSICSRFGTLKRPEFKFVPELPDENITGDAGTAITMIDILPGGMYSNKRSSRQ